One window of the Triticum dicoccoides isolate Atlit2015 ecotype Zavitan chromosome 3B, WEW_v2.0, whole genome shotgun sequence genome contains the following:
- the LOC119281386 gene encoding WUSCHEL-related homeobox 7-like, which produces MASPNSRQQQQHWPSMFRSKHGSQVWQSQPDMTSSPPSLVSGSTAAAGHSFKSPFSSGPDQERNTDTKPRWNPRPEQIRILETLFNSGLINPTRDEIPRIRMRLQEYGPVGDSNVFYWFQNRKSRSKNKLRNAAARVAPVRACAPARQQAAAPYTPPPKQFHPPKPPLFSPVAPTSSSSSSSDRSSGSSKPVKPAATQAMSATAAMDLLSPLAAACHQQMHYQFGLSQHAVSASAPAPAPAPTLDEFVATDVEPIFLQYPQGHCLSAGELATILGAQYMPMPAVQQPPVASPAGMLLGLCNDVALGPTSTGHRSSASAAGLGQYWSSGVDQLGLRKNSDPFLNTSVAKEEAYEDFTKTKLGLVQYGLGVTAAPATSAAAVLPPAASPDSAAVTVASASATAELTSLFATTATTDAISYNSNLQGPADDVGFAGAAAAAGAGATGVLGRGAAVVCFAGTSAACSVPATHLDVKLYFGDGAVLFRCNGDRAEPLVVDDAGLTVEPLQHGGVYYCVLI; this is translated from the exons ATGGCGTCGCCAAACagcaggcagcagcagcagcactggCCGAGCATGTTCCGCTCCAAGCACGGCAGCCAGGTGTGGCAGTCGCAGCCCGACATGACCAGCTCGCCCCCCTCCCTCGTCTccggctccaccgccgccgccggccactCCTTCAAGTCCCCCTTCTCCTCAG GTCCTGATCAGGAGAGAAACACCGACACGAAGCCGCGGTGGAACCCCCGGCCGGAGCAGATCCGGATCCTGGAGACGCTCTTCAACTCCGGCTTGATCAACCCGACGCGCGACGAGATCCCCCGCATCCGCATGCGCCTGCAGGAGTATGGCCCGGTCGGCGACTCCAACGTCTTCTACTGGTTCCAGAACCGCAAGTCCCGCTCCAAGAACAAGCTGCGCAACGCGGCCGCGCGTGTCGCTCCCGTCCGGGCCTGCGCCCCGGCACGCCAGCAGGCCGCCGCGCCGTATACGCCACCTCCCAAGCAGTTCCATCCGCCGAAGCCGCCGCTCTTCTCGCCGGTGGCTCCCacgtcttcctcctcttcctcctccgacCGCTCGTCCGGATCCAGCAAACCGGTGAAGCCGGCTGCCACGCAAGCGATGTCCGCGACGGCGGCCATGGATCTGCTCTCGCCGCTTGCCGCGGCGTGCCACCAGCAGATGCACTACCAGTTCGGCCTGAGCCAGCACGCCGTGTCTGcttcggctccggctccggctcctgcGCCAACGTTGGACGAGTTCGTGGCCACCGACGTCGAGCCGATCTTCCTGCAGTACCCACAAGGGCACTGCCTGTCTGCGGGGGAGCTCGCCACCATCCTGGGTGCGCAGTACATGCCCATGCCGGCCGTGCAGCAGCCACCGGTGGCATCGCCCGCCGGCATGCTCTTGGGGCTCTGCAACGACGTGGCATTAGGTCCCACCAGCACTGGCCACAGGAGCAGCGCCTCGGCCGCCGGGCTTGGTCAATACTGGTCAAGCGGCGTTGATCAGCTCGGCCTCCGCAAGAACAGCGACCCCTTCTTGAACACCTCCGTTGCCAAAGAAGAGGCGTATGAGGACTTCACGAAGACGAAGCTTGGACTGGTACAATACGGCTTAGGCGTCACTGCAGCGCCTGCTACCTCTGCGGCTGCTGTTTTGCCTCCTGCTGCTTCGCCGGATTCCGCCGCCGTCACCGTTGCAAGTGCGTCTGCTACTGCCGAGCTGACCAGTTTATTTGCAACCACTGCCACCACTGATGCTATCAGCTACAATAGTAACTTGCAAG gacCAGCGGATGATGTTGGGTTCGCGggcgcagcggcagcggcaggggCAGGGGCCACGGGCGTGTTGGGCAGGGGCGCCGCGGTGGTGTGCTTCGCGGGCACCAGCGCCGCGTGCAGCGTCCCGGCCACGCACCTCGACGTCAAGCTCTACTTCGGGGACGGGGCCGTCCTGTTCCGCTGCAACGGCGACCGCGCCGAGCCGCTCGTCGTCGACGACGCCGGCCTCACCGTCGAGCCGCTCCAGCACGGCGGGGTCTACTACTGCGTGCTCATATAG